DNA sequence from the bacterium genome:
AGCAGCACCATTTTCCTGTGCCTGGCAACCAAAGCGCCGCTGGGATTCAAATCGAGTTCAGGCCTTTTTGCGCCGGGTGATCAGCCGGAGGGCGATCCAGAAGGTCAGCAGAATGAGGAGGGCCATCACGATGGGCAGGATGATAGACAGAATCGGCGTCACGATGGCGGCGATGTTCTCTCCCGAGGCCAATAAAAAGTTGGCCGCTCCCCCGGTGGTCCCGCTCGATCCCAGCCGCAGGGCAGCGGTGGCCCCCTGCACCAGGGCTGCCGAACCGCCGCCAAGGATAAAACTGCTGAGCCATTTCACCATCTCATTATCGATGGGCAGCACCGAGGCGGAGATCAGGGTCCCGGCGCCGATGGAGAGGGGCGTGGAGATGTGGTCGAGCAGATTGTCGACAAAAGGGATGTAATAGGCGGCGATTTCCACGACCGTGGCCACGCCGAGGCTGCCGAGCCCCGCGTTGCTCGAGAGCCAGGCAAAGCTCTCGTTCATCGGCAGAACGCCGAACCGTGCGGCGATCCCGGCGATGAGCAGCGGGACAAAGACGCGAAAGCCGGTGCTGGCGCTCAGGCCGATGCCCAGAGCCACCGCGGTGAGAATCTCTTTATCCATCATTCGCTTGCTTCCTTTGGATGAAACGTGCGTCCTCGGTCACAGACGGTTAAGAAATCGTTATAGGCCGATTCGCTCGATCAGATATCAAGTACCTTTTATCTCATCAACAGCATCTTGCCAGTTTGTACTCGATCTCCGCATTGCAGACGATAGACATATACGCCGCTGGATGCATCCGCTGCATTCCAGACAACACAATGTTCCCCTGCCGGCCGCCGGCCATTCACCAAAACCACAATCTCCTGCCCCAGAGGATTGTACACCGCCAATTTGACCTTTGCTGTCTCAGAAAGTGAAAAAGAGAGCGTTGTCCGGGGATTGAAAGGATTGGGGTAATTGGCAAAGAGCGTAAAATGCACGGGATTTCCTGATCCCCTTTCTACCGCCACGCCGGTAATTCGGCCGATTTGGTAGAGATTTGCACCACCGGGAAGGAATTCCGCGTTAAAAGCCAAAAGCTCGCCGTCGGGATTGATCGGAATGGGCTTCCAGGCCTGGTTTTCGAGATCGTAAATCGATATTCCATTGACACTGGGGTCAACCTGAATGCGCGCCGTCTTACCTGTACTATAATCCTTGTTCATCACCATCACATAATCAGCGCCGCTGCTGTCGCGGAACATTCCGAGCAGCAGGTCAATGGCCGGAGAGGCGGCGCGCACCAAAGCGTCCGTCGGAAGGGCCCTGGTACCAGCCGGCCGGCTGTTGAGATGATAAACGTCGCTGGATTCGAGTTGCATCATGATTGGAGCGAAGGCCATGACTTCTGAATTGACCTGTCGAATCGCTGAATAGACTTGCTGGCGCTCCGGGCAATTCATAAAACCAAACGGGCCGCTTCCCCAGGAAAAATACACCAGGCAGGTGGCGCCATAGGCCAATGAGGAATGAGCCAACCAGCGGAACTCACCTTCATGCAGCGTCCGCCACACCTGGCCACCCTCTGCCAGACTGCCGATAGCCTGAATGATATTGCAAAAGGGAACATCATATAAAAGCGCATATTTTCGAATAACTTCCAGATTCATAAAATAATCGTCGCCATCCCGATGGTTGACAAAAAAATTGTAATGGTCATAGGAGAGCAGCTCAGGCTTGACCATCTCCATGAACAACCGCACATGCTCATCATAACGAGCCTGCAGATCGGCTCTGGAAACGCCCAGTTGATCCGCATTAGCATAGGTTGGAAAAAGGTTGATATAGGCGACGCGTTGCGGATCCCGCTGCCGAAGATAATCGACCACCTTTGCCAGGTTGGCAAAAGCTTTGGCATTGGGCTCGTCCGTGATGTGATAGCCGATAATCGGACGAAAGGATCGGAAGGAATCGATAATCGGATCCAGTCCTGTTAAATCGTCATCGGTGATCGCCGGCGGAATTCTATCCTCTGGCGCCCGAATATCCCCCTTGATCGCCTGACTCACGTCTAAAAATGAAATCAGATCATGGCTGCCGATAAAATGTACCGCCTCAGCCGACGGGTGGACGCTGGCGATGGTGTTGAAATGAGCATCCAAATATTCGCCATACGCCGCTTCGATTTGTTCAGGCGGGCCCCAGGCGGAGAGAATAAAGCGATCCTGCCTCCAAAAGCGGTCGACAAACCTGGCCCGAAATCCGGCGGTGGCACTATCCGTTGTGTCCGAAAAGACAAGCGTTTGAACATCAAACTCTCCCGTGACAGCAGATCGCATGACCCAGCGCAGGGTATCCACTTGCTGTGCGGCCAATCCGCTGCGCAGCTGCACGGGGGGTCCCGCCACCAACTCGACAGGATCCGGCAGTTCCAGTTCAACCTGATAGCGGTCACTCGACCTGTCGCCACTGTTCTGCACAACAGCAATGACTGGAATCAGCTCGTTTTGTTTGAGCACGGTTCGCAGCGGAAGAATTTTCAAGTTGAAACGAGTGCCGATGGCGACGATACGGAGATAATCGATACAAAAGGACGAGGAGGGAGGTGCATTGAGCACAAATTTGTTGATCGACACGATGCGGCCGCGCCAGCTCTCCCGGGTCAAAACCGCTATTTGATACTCGTGAAAAAGAGTATCGCCCTGGATGGGCACGGAAATCCAGCCGGATTCGTTTTGTTCAGTGATCCAGTGGATCTGAAGCAGGGAGGAGCCTGGAGATTTCAGACGCAAAGCGATAAAACCGAATTCCGTCGCATCGATGGATATGGATGGGCCGGCCAGAATCGGATTGTAGCCACTGGTAACGGCACAGAGCCTGCCGTTGACGCATGCCATCTCGGCGATGGAGCGTTGCGCCTGCCACCCCAGGGCATTTCCGTCCTGGTTGAATTCCCAGGCAACTCCGATTTGCTGCGCAAAAAGAGGCTGAGCGGAGAAAAGAACGATAAGACCTACCACAAACGGCTTGAGCAGTACATTCATCAGGACACACCTCCACTTAAATCTTTAACCCCGGGTTAAGTTGGTAACCTGCACGTTGCGAACGCGGTCACATAAAAACGTCAGGATCGAGCATAGCACGATCAAAAAGAGATAGGATAATAAATTTCACTGCGGGGCAACGAAACGGATGTCAAAAGATGGGAAATTTGATTTTAAGAAAAGACAAAAATTAAAAATGCACTGCGAAACAAAGAAATCGACATCATTACACCATCATTTCCCGGATTATCCATATTAAGAGCGTCAAGCCATATCACCCCCCTTTGCCGTTACTCATTCGGCGTTAAATTATCCAATATAGACCTGAAAAGCAAACAAATTTGCTAAAAAGCACACAGGCCGGCTAACACTCTGCAGGATTTTTTTTAAATGCAGCAGAGTCGATAGTAGATTTTTCCTTCTTCAGCATCTGCGGATAGCTAACGTAGAGGAATCCGGCGATGGTGGTTTTT
Encoded proteins:
- a CDS encoding DUF4126 domain-containing protein yields the protein MDKEILTAVALGIGLSASTGFRVFVPLLIAGIAARFGVLPMNESFAWLSSNAGLGSLGVATVVEIAAYYIPFVDNLLDHISTPLSIGAGTLISASVLPIDNEMVKWLSSFILGGGSAALVQGATAALRLGSSGTTGGAANFLLASGENIAAIVTPILSIILPIVMALLILLTFWIALRLITRRKKA
- a CDS encoding T9SS type A sorting domain-containing protein; the protein is MNVLLKPFVVGLIVLFSAQPLFAQQIGVAWEFNQDGNALGWQAQRSIAEMACVNGRLCAVTSGYNPILAGPSISIDATEFGFIALRLKSPGSSLLQIHWITEQNESGWISVPIQGDTLFHEYQIAVLTRESWRGRIVSINKFVLNAPPSSSFCIDYLRIVAIGTRFNLKILPLRTVLKQNELIPVIAVVQNSGDRSSDRYQVELELPDPVELVAGPPVQLRSGLAAQQVDTLRWVMRSAVTGEFDVQTLVFSDTTDSATAGFRARFVDRFWRQDRFILSAWGPPEQIEAAYGEYLDAHFNTIASVHPSAEAVHFIGSHDLISFLDVSQAIKGDIRAPEDRIPPAITDDDLTGLDPIIDSFRSFRPIIGYHITDEPNAKAFANLAKVVDYLRQRDPQRVAYINLFPTYANADQLGVSRADLQARYDEHVRLFMEMVKPELLSYDHYNFFVNHRDGDDYFMNLEVIRKYALLYDVPFCNIIQAIGSLAEGGQVWRTLHEGEFRWLAHSSLAYGATCLVYFSWGSGPFGFMNCPERQQVYSAIRQVNSEVMAFAPIMMQLESSDVYHLNSRPAGTRALPTDALVRAASPAIDLLLGMFRDSSGADYVMVMNKDYSTGKTARIQVDPSVNGISIYDLENQAWKPIPINPDGELLAFNAEFLPGGANLYQIGRITGVAVERGSGNPVHFTLFANYPNPFNPRTTLSFSLSETAKVKLAVYNPLGQEIVVLVNGRRPAGEHCVVWNAADASSGVYVYRLQCGDRVQTGKMLLMR